The following are from one region of the Pristiophorus japonicus isolate sPriJap1 chromosome 24, sPriJap1.hap1, whole genome shotgun sequence genome:
- the LOC139237774 gene encoding adhesion G protein-coupled receptor E3-like, producing the protein MDSILNGSVFNPSTAGGKPKPFRLISNVVSATITNRDKHGLDPTVNFTFKHTVDDSLALNVITFIGIPVSLVCLGITFVTFAFCSNLKSAIHATHTQLCASLFLAELLFIVGINRTENRVVCGIVAGFLHYFFLAAFVWMFLEGVQLFLMVRNIRQLRVPHSEKAGRYMYSCGYGVPAVIVIVSTAVYHDGYVSSRNCWISTDSGLICSFLGPVCLIIAVNTLLFLVILWILKKEVSKRDTQVSKLQDTRMLMFKAIAQVFILGCTWIFGLFQFQDKAGVMAYLFIIVNSFQGTFIFIILCVLNPKVRAEYRKWFATTCRAKGMSASPAKKVTTTTAMSVRGSWLTSLSLRIIEPQG; encoded by the exons ATGGATTCCATCCTGAATGGAAGTGTTTTCAACCCCAGCACCGCCGGTGGGAAACCAAAGCCATTTCGACTGATCTCAAATGTAGTTTCAGCCACGATAACTAACAGGGACAAGCATGGACTCGACCCGACAGTGAACTTCACTTTCAAGCACACAGTG GACGATTCCCTTGCTTTGAATGTAATTACATTCATTGGGATTCCCGTATCGCTGGTGTGTCTTGGAATCACCTTTGTGACGTTTGCCTTCTGCTCCAATTTAAAAAGTGCCATACATGCCACCCACACGCAGCTGTGCGCGAGTCTCTTTCTGGCAGAGCTGCTGTTCATCGTGGGGATCAACAGGACCGAAAACAGG GTTGTGTGCGGGATTGTGGCGGGGTTTTTGCACTACTTCTTCCTGGCAGCGTTTGTCTGGATGTTTCTCGAAGGAGTCCAGCTCTTCCTCATGGTCAGAAATATCAGGCAATTGAGGGTTCCCCACTCAGAGAAAGCTGGGAGGTACATGTACTCCTGTGGCTACGGGGTCCCTGCAGTAATCGTGATCGTATCTACTGCAGTCTATCACGATGGCTATGTGTCATCCAGAAA ctgctggatctccacaGACAGCGGATTGATCTGTAGTTTCCTGGGGCCCGTGTGCCTGATAATCGCG GTCAACACACTTCTGTTCCTCGTAATACTCTGGATATTGAAAAAAGAAGTTTCTAAGCGTGACACTCAAGTGTCTAAACTTCAGGACACGAG GATGCTGATGTTTAAAGCCATTGCGCAGGTGTTTATCTTGGGTTGTACTTGGATTTTTGGATTGTTCCAGTTTCAGGATAAAGCCGGGGTGATGGCCTATTTATTCATCATCGTCAACAGTTTCCAGGGCACCTTTATCTTCATCATCCTCTGTGTGTTAAATCCCAAG GTGAGGGCTGAGTACCGGAAATGGTTTGCAACGACGTGCAGGGCAAAGGGCATGTCGGCTTCACCAGCGAAAAAAGTCACCACAACAACAGCCATGTCGGTGAGAGGGTCTTGGCTGACATCACTGAGTCTGAGAATCATCGAACCACAGGGGTGA